Within the Rosa rugosa chromosome 2, drRosRugo1.1, whole genome shotgun sequence genome, the region TTTAGCTTGTTCGACCTCCGCTTGTAAAGGAAACAAGCCAAGTTTGAGCTTTAATACGAGCTCATGAGCAACACATATTTTTATCACAGAACCACTAGTGGTCTCGAGCACTAGGGCTCGAGACTAGGTTTGTGGCTGCAGCCTGACTTGTAGCATGAACTTAGTATTCATAGAGCATGGTTTAAAAAATGTGTCTGAAAGAAACTATTCCAAGGACCTGGGATAAAACGAATGCCTAAACAATTTGGTCTATGAAAAACTAATGTAAATGTAATACATTTTACGGTTCAGGAGAAATTTGGGTTGAGCTGCAGTCCAAAAAACTTTGTATATATGAGATCGGTCactgtgtgtatatatattttttttaatagaagaaTTACATCAGAGAGAAATCCAACTCTTAATCTAATGATCAAATTCTCAACCTCCCTTCACCATAAGGGCtaattatattttttgtttcaaCATCGGTCTTTTCACTATGATGCAGTAAATCAATGAAGAATTATTATCTTTTCACTGCGTTAAATCAGTAAATACAATTAACTTGCTGAatccaaaaaacaaaacaaaaggttTCCCTTTGATTGTAGAAACCAGCGCGCTTCCAATCAGAGTTCCCAGCTTAGCTCTCTGTTGAGCTCAAAAAACCCCCCAAACCCCAAAAGAACACAGCTTTTGAGCTCCACACCCTTCACCCACTTCTCTATGAGACTTTCCCTCTCTCTGAAATGcccaaaacccatcaaaacccaCTTCTCTGATTCTGAAACACCCTTAAACCCAACAAACCCCTTCTAAAACCCTATGCCAAAATGCCCAACTCACTACTCAAAGCTCCTCACCTCCTCAATCCACCAACGCCTCAAGAATCACGCCCTCTTCCCAATTGACCTCTCATCTCCTTCACTCCAATCTCACCTCTCATCTCTTTCAGTTCCTTCAGACAATGACGAACCAGAGCCCCCAATTTCCGACGAAATCTTCAGGAAAGGTCCGAACTTTGGGTCTTACAAGTCAGGTGATTCAACTTTCTATTCACTCATTGAGAACTATGCGAGTCTGGGGGATTTTGGGTCCTTGGAGAAGGTTCTGGATCGAATGAAACGCGAAAGGAGAGTCTTTATTGAGAGGAGTTTCATTGCTGTGTTTAGAGCTTTTGGGAAAGCACATTTGCCCAATAAAGCTGTAGACTTGTTTCATAGAATGGTAGATGAATTTCAGTGTAGGAGGACTGTTAAGTCGTTTAATTCGGTTCTTAATGTTATTGTACAGGAGGGTCATTATGCCCATGCATTGGAGTTTTATGACCATGTTGTTGGTGATAGAAACATGAATATTTCGCCGAATGTGCTTAGTTATAATTTGATTATTAAGGCAATGTGTAGGTTTGGATTGGTTGATAAGGCTGTCGAAAAGTTTAGGGAAATGCCGGTCAGGGATTGTGCTCCTGATGTGTTTACGTATTGTACATTGATGGATGGGTTGTGCAAGGTGAATAGGATTGGCGAGGCCGTGTTTTTGTTGGATGAGATGCAGATTGAGGGCTGCTCTCCGAGTCCTGCAACGTTCAACGTGTTGATTGATGCAGTGTGCAAGAAGGGTGACTTGGGGCGTGCGGCAAAGCTTGTTGATAATATGTTTCTTAAGGGGTGTATTCCCAATGATGTGACTTATAACACACTTATACATGGTTTGTGTCTCCAGGGGAAGTTGGAGAAGGCAGTGAGTCTTTTGGATAGAATGGTTTTGAataaatgtgtgcccaatgatgtCACCTACGGGACAATCATCAATGGACTTGTTAAGCAAGGACGATCTCTTGATGGAGCTCGAGTGTTGATATCTATGGAAGAAAGAGGGCGTCGTGCAAATGAGTATATTTATTCAGTTCTTGTTAGTGGATTGTTCAAGGAGGGAAAATCTGAAGAGGCAATGAAATTGTGGAAGGAGATGATGGAAAAGGGATGTAAACCCAACACCGTGGTGTATAGTGCTCTTATAGATGGTCTTTGTTTGGATGGAAAACCTGATGAAGCTAAGGAAGTATTCTGTGAGATGGTGCATAATGGTTGCATGCCCAATTCCTACGCTTACAGTTCCTTAATGAAGGGTTTCTTCCAGGCAGGTCAGGGTTATAAAGCAATTCTTTTGTGGAAAGAAATGACAGACAATAATGTTATAAGTAATGAGGTCTGTTACAGTGTCATAATTCATGGTTTTTGCAAGGAGGGGAAAGTTAAAGAGGCCTTGATGGTGTGGAAGCAGATGCTTGCCAGAGGATATAAACCAGACGTTGTGGCTTATAGCTCAATGATTCATGGCCTTTGCAACGATGGATTGGTTGAGCAGGGTTTGAAACTTTTTAATGAAATGCTTTCTCGGGAACCTGAATGTCAGCCCGATGTCATCACTTATAACATACTTTTGAATGCTCTCTGCAAGCAGCGTACTATCTCACGTGCCGTTGATCTTTTAAACAGTATGTTGGATCGGGGTTGTGATCCTGACTTAGTTACTTGTGACATCTTCCTAACAACTTTGGGAGAAAAGCTTGACCCACCTCAAGATGGGAGGGAGTTCCTAAATGAGCTAGTTGTCCGGCTAATTAAGCGGCAGAGGATAGTAGGTGCTTCCAGAATTGTTGAAGTGATGCTGAAAAAGTTTTTGCCGCCGACAGCCTCTACTTGGACAAGAGTCGTACAAGAGCTTTGCAAGCCTAAGAAGGTTAGAGCAGCCATTGACAAATGTTGGAGCAGCCTATATTGCTAATTTATGAGTAAGGCctcattttttccttttcaaagcATTAGACCATTGATTATGCTTCTATTTTTCGGCATGAAGTCTGCTTGCTTATAGAGTTGGCATTTTACTCCATTTGATTTAGACAATCTTTTATacgatttttttattttttattttgggtttaAAAGGACATACTATACCAAGGAGAGCTCGCTGCATGAAGTAATGTATTTTAGAATCACTGATTGTTTTATTACACAACATTCTGTTGCTACATGTTATATCTGTTGAAATGTATTGGAAAGGGAAACATCGAAAAACTGAGGATTATTATTGATTGAAGGATTAATGATATATGTGATCCAGCAGAATAGGGTTAGTGCCATCAACATTGTTTACTTTAACTTTCTACCAATTTGTTCTCTTATGAAACATTTCTGAAAAGTTGGATCTGATGAAGGTGTCTTACAGTGGCACTTTTGCAAATATTGATTAGTGGAATGTCTGTTACGTGAAAATGTGCAAACGTTCAAAAGAGTTCCTCCTATTCAGTCCCCTAAACAAACAGCATATGTCAGGTGCACTTGACTGAAACTATACCAACTGCAATCAAATCTTGTACTAGGTATTTATTTTTTGTGGTAGAGATATACACAATTACAGTTTTGAATTTTCCTTGCTTACAGTTGTTACAGGTTAACCCGGGACAAGTAAACAATAGACTTGTTGGGGAATTGACATTTCTATTGGTAGAATAGTCAATTTGTATTCAGGTACAGACTCAAAAACTGTCATCTTATCTTATGCTTTGCATATTATGGTCATTGATTGTCTTGAACCTTTAATTACTTTTTCCTTTGTCTATGATTAGATATAGATGGGAAGGTGTTCCTGCTAGAAAGATGAAACAACTTTTATAATCTGACAACCATATTAACTCTTAAAATCAGCCCTCTGCAACCTTTACTAGCACAAGGAACTACCATTAGCTCTATGTACATCAGTGACACTTTTTTAGGTTGTCTTGATATGTGCTGAGGAGTAACTTTCTCTTGCTTCTTGATGGATGTGAGTGATGAAACCAAATGAAACTCTCACTCCCTGTGTATATGTTTAGTGTAGATACATATGTAGGATCCACTATCTCCAAGTACAAGGAGTGACTTCTATTATTCTCTACCCCAAGGTATTCCGTATGTAGCAGCACCAAACTAGGAGAACAAGAGGCAAACAAACTCTTGAAAAAAATGAGATAATGTAATTAGGATAAGAGAGCTCAGGACCACTCTTATAGTAAACTCAGATCTGATTCCCAACTCCAACTGACATAGGCTCTTAAAAGTCACAGTCCACCCAATAACAAAGACCACATCAACCCAAATATGAGTTTGTTCAACTCGTTTGTCAATATACTTTAAGCCATTTGTCACTAACATAAACCTAGGACTGAGCCAAG harbors:
- the LOC133728823 gene encoding pentatricopeptide repeat-containing protein At4g20090; the protein is MPKCPTHYSKLLTSSIHQRLKNHALFPIDLSSPSLQSHLSSLSVPSDNDEPEPPISDEIFRKGPNFGSYKSGDSTFYSLIENYASLGDFGSLEKVLDRMKRERRVFIERSFIAVFRAFGKAHLPNKAVDLFHRMVDEFQCRRTVKSFNSVLNVIVQEGHYAHALEFYDHVVGDRNMNISPNVLSYNLIIKAMCRFGLVDKAVEKFREMPVRDCAPDVFTYCTLMDGLCKVNRIGEAVFLLDEMQIEGCSPSPATFNVLIDAVCKKGDLGRAAKLVDNMFLKGCIPNDVTYNTLIHGLCLQGKLEKAVSLLDRMVLNKCVPNDVTYGTIINGLVKQGRSLDGARVLISMEERGRRANEYIYSVLVSGLFKEGKSEEAMKLWKEMMEKGCKPNTVVYSALIDGLCLDGKPDEAKEVFCEMVHNGCMPNSYAYSSLMKGFFQAGQGYKAILLWKEMTDNNVISNEVCYSVIIHGFCKEGKVKEALMVWKQMLARGYKPDVVAYSSMIHGLCNDGLVEQGLKLFNEMLSREPECQPDVITYNILLNALCKQRTISRAVDLLNSMLDRGCDPDLVTCDIFLTTLGEKLDPPQDGREFLNELVVRLIKRQRIVGASRIVEVMLKKFLPPTASTWTRVVQELCKPKKVRAAIDKCWSSLYC